One window of Methanohalophilus levihalophilus genomic DNA carries:
- a CDS encoding BlaI/MecI/CopY family transcriptional regulator, producing MVKVDRINLSNEGLTKFFSPTEAQIMGVLWAHDELTTSEITTKTDISLSSVAGTLDRLVKAGFAQRHIDKNAHPVRYVYSASDSIEETANSITRRVLDSLVDTFGKVAVDNFHNYQKKE from the coding sequence ATGGTTAAAGTGGATAGGATTAACCTGTCAAATGAAGGATTAACTAAATTCTTCAGCCCTACTGAAGCACAAATAATGGGTGTTCTGTGGGCACATGACGAGCTTACCACATCAGAAATCACTACAAAAACCGACATTTCACTTTCCAGTGTCGCAGGCACTTTGGATAGACTGGTCAAAGCAGGTTTTGCACAGCGGCATATTGACAAGAATGCGCATCCTGTAAGGTATGTCTATTCTGCATCAGATTCAATTGAGGAAACCGCTAATTCAATAACAAGACGTGTGCTTGACAGCCTTGTAGATACTTTCGGGAAAGTGGCTGTCGATAATTTCCACAATTACCAAAAGAAAGAATAA
- a CDS encoding M48 family metalloprotease yields MGVIEEGVACYVACVNNSGYLPIILLLAVSTMLLLLAYLKTQTPLLRIFSFAGVQLSMIGIISLIILAMECSGMLALQIYLGYVAISTPVIILFPRMYYKILIRRFNAKPVSDIVSWPQEFANELAGGAKVYYFDSAVPKAFTSGKAIFVSLGMLELFSEDEIKAVLAHEIWHFRNRAKTPVLRQLSAMTFTRYKSEPELEVLADEFAQKVVSKDALESARKQVEN; encoded by the coding sequence ATGGGTGTAATAGAAGAGGGAGTGGCATGCTATGTAGCATGCGTAAATAATTCAGGCTACCTGCCTATTATACTCCTGTTGGCAGTATCAACCATGCTTCTACTCCTTGCTTATCTGAAAACCCAGACACCTCTTTTGCGGATATTCTCATTTGCAGGAGTGCAACTTTCGATGATAGGAATAATTTCTCTTATCATACTTGCGATGGAGTGTAGCGGAATGCTGGCATTGCAAATATATCTTGGATATGTTGCGATTTCAACACCAGTAATCATCCTGTTTCCCAGGATGTACTATAAGATACTGATTCGAAGGTTCAATGCGAAACCTGTATCTGATATTGTCTCATGGCCTCAGGAATTTGCAAATGAACTGGCTGGCGGGGCAAAAGTGTATTATTTTGATTCTGCTGTTCCAAAAGCATTTACCTCCGGGAAAGCAATTTTCGTTTCACTCGGTATGCTTGAACTTTTCAGTGAAGATGAAATAAAAGCTGTACTTGCACATGAAATCTGGCATTTCAGAAACCGTGCAAAAACACCTGTTTTAAGGCAGCTTTCAGCAATGACTTTTACAAGATACAAGTCTGAGCCGGAACTTGAAGTTCTCGCTGATGAATTTGCACAGAAAGTTGTTAGCAAGGATGCTCTGGAATCCGCAAGGAAACAGGTTGAAAATTGA
- a CDS encoding ATP-binding protein, with amino-acid sequence MVKSRCIEGYIQVSVSDTGIGIEEEDLGIIFEPFRQVDASHARKYEGTGLGLALVKQHVEMHGGSILVESEVGKGSTFTFEIPVIAEGYSSCGAEE; translated from the coding sequence GTGGTTAAATCCAGATGTATTGAAGGATATATTCAGGTTTCAGTTTCCGATACTGGAATTGGGATTGAGGAGGAGGATCTGGGGATTATTTTTGAACCATTCAGGCAGGTTGACGCTTCCCATGCCCGCAAATATGAGGGAACCGGTTTAGGGCTTGCCCTTGTCAAACAGCATGTTGAGATGCATGGCGGCAGTATATTGGTTGAAAGTGAGGTTGGAAAAGGAAGCACTTTCACATTTGAAATCCCGGTTATTGCTGAGGGGTATTCTTCCTGTGGAGCCGAAGAATAA
- a CDS encoding sensor histidine kinase, translating to MDRFSLLEAEQTGETASDVELGTFGSFSLRVVTPVYHNGTLVGYIEIGKDIKEVLDSSASRSRTEMMIFIHKNELYREHWESGMEMLGRDHNWDAYPDQVLTYSTIALPDEFLYDISNIHDFTVSQGSSHESKKLRNGERIWVVSGIPLTDSAGNEIGDLFILQDVTASEEAFSNHLKFVIVFLVLIFGILSTLYYIILKRTDNSILKSEWALYESDRKNRAILDALPVLAFECKRDGTFLDYQAHSGEATLVPEEEFLGKKICDVLPKDVAKQVMHAIDQAFQTGEAQNFQYQLSVNDDIRDYEARIIGSMDDDVLIIIVDITTYKLAEHALARARNISEELIRIKSEFLANMSHELRTPLNSIIGFSDVLLGDSEADLTERQTRYLSNISKSGKHLLSLINDILDISKVEAGNMDFNPEMISLSEVIFEVENSMKLMAQKKNIIIELDLKPNDVKICADRTKLRQIMYNLYW from the coding sequence ATAGATCGATTTAGCCTTCTTGAAGCCGAGCAAACAGGAGAAACAGCCAGCGATGTTGAGCTGGGTACGTTTGGTTCTTTTTCATTGCGTGTGGTGACGCCTGTATATCATAACGGGACACTGGTTGGCTATATCGAAATAGGCAAAGATATTAAAGAAGTCCTGGATTCCTCTGCCTCCAGATCACGTACTGAAATGATGATCTTCATTCATAAAAATGAACTCTACCGCGAGCATTGGGAATCAGGTATGGAGATGCTTGGCAGGGATCACAACTGGGATGCTTACCCTGATCAGGTTCTTACATACAGTACTATTGCATTGCCTGATGAATTCCTGTACGATATTTCGAATATTCATGATTTTACCGTTTCTCAGGGGTCTTCCCACGAATCAAAAAAACTCAGGAACGGTGAGAGAATATGGGTGGTTTCGGGGATTCCTCTGACGGATAGTGCTGGAAATGAAATAGGAGATTTGTTCATATTGCAGGATGTTACTGCAAGTGAGGAAGCATTTTCCAATCATCTGAAGTTTGTAATTGTTTTTCTGGTACTTATTTTCGGAATTCTTTCAACCCTTTATTATATCATCCTGAAAAGAACGGACAATAGCATTTTGAAAAGCGAATGGGCACTCTATGAGAGCGACAGGAAAAACCGGGCTATACTGGATGCATTGCCGGTTTTAGCATTTGAGTGCAAAAGAGATGGGACATTTTTAGATTATCAGGCCCATTCAGGAGAAGCAACTCTTGTACCTGAAGAAGAATTCCTGGGCAAGAAGATTTGTGATGTTCTCCCCAAAGATGTTGCGAAGCAGGTTATGCATGCAATTGACCAGGCGTTCCAAACCGGTGAAGCGCAAAATTTCCAATACCAGCTTTCAGTGAATGATGATATCCGTGATTATGAGGCTCGCATAATCGGCAGCATGGATGATGATGTCCTGATCATTATTGTGGATATAACAACTTACAAGCTTGCTGAGCATGCCCTTGCTCGTGCCAGAAATATCTCTGAGGAATTGATTCGTATAAAATCAGAGTTTTTGGCTAACATGAGCCATGAGCTTAGAACTCCTTTGAATTCCATTATTGGTTTCTCTGATGTACTTCTTGGAGATTCCGAGGCCGATCTTACTGAAAGGCAAACCCGCTATTTAAGCAATATATCAAAAAGTGGAAAGCATTTACTCAGCCTCATCAATGATATTCTGGATATCTCAAAGGTAGAGGCAGGAAACATGGATTTCAATCCTGAAATGATTAGTTTGTCAGAGGTAATTTTTGAGGTTGAAAATTCCATGAAACTAATGGCACAGAAAAAGAACATTATTATTGAGCTCGATTTGAAGCCCAATGATGTGAAAATATGTGCTGACAGGACCAAGCTCAGGCAAATAATGTACAATCTGTATTGGTAA
- a CDS encoding DUF6713 family protein: MAELLFWLYLTNAILLISHEIDSAYWKEWNLFKLPGGINGFLLLHFPILLFVLYGLVLVYANIQYGLFFSLLLALSGIFAFTAHTFFMLKGNEEFTTPVSIFILLSTLVVSAVQLSFTLALLL; encoded by the coding sequence ATGGCTGAGCTCCTGTTCTGGCTTTATCTCACAAATGCTATTTTACTGATTAGTCACGAAATAGACTCGGCATATTGGAAAGAGTGGAACCTTTTCAAACTTCCTGGTGGAATCAATGGTTTTTTGCTCTTGCATTTTCCAATTCTTTTATTCGTGCTCTATGGCTTGGTATTGGTTTATGCAAATATCCAATACGGTTTATTCTTCTCGTTACTTCTGGCACTTTCAGGTATATTTGCTTTCACGGCGCATACATTTTTCATGCTGAAAGGAAATGAGGAATTCACAACACCTGTGTCTATATTTATCCTGCTCTCCACACTGGTTGTGTCTGCCGTACAACTCTCTTTTACACTGGCTTTATTGCTTTGA
- the thiC gene encoding phosphomethylpyrimidine synthase ThiC: protein MTLMDEARKGIITPTIRKVAENEHIDPDTVRKYVAEGLVTIPQNIKGKSRSMGIGKCMSVKINANVGTSRDFVDVDDEIEKAITAVKYGADTIMDLSTGGDLDSIRRRIMDAVDVPFGTVPLYQAASSKETVVDMSSDDMFDAVRKHAESGVDFVTIHAGVNQNALQRLRKGNRIMDVVSRGGSFTIAWMLHNNEENPFYAEFDYLIEIAKEYDLTLSLGDGMRPGCVHDASDNAKFMEFITLGELVKQAREAGVQTFVEGPGHVTADEVQLSVTSMKQLCHGAPLYLLGPLVTDIAPGYDHITGAIGGTIAGMCGADFLCMTTPAEHLALPTCEDIKEGAIVTKIAAHAADLTREGQRERARATDMEMAMARKSLDWEKQFDIAIDKEKPRKTRESRKTGSDACSMCGELCALKIVQKALEEDKQL, encoded by the coding sequence ATGACACTGATGGACGAGGCAAGAAAAGGAATAATCACTCCTACAATCAGAAAGGTGGCTGAGAATGAACACATCGATCCGGATACTGTAAGGAAGTATGTTGCAGAAGGCCTTGTAACAATTCCACAGAATATCAAGGGAAAATCTAGATCGATGGGTATCGGAAAATGCATGAGTGTCAAGATTAATGCCAATGTCGGAACATCAAGGGATTTTGTTGATGTAGACGATGAAATTGAGAAGGCAATAACTGCTGTCAAATACGGTGCTGACACAATAATGGATCTTTCCACAGGTGGCGATCTTGATAGTATCCGCAGGCGAATAATGGATGCTGTGGATGTGCCATTCGGAACCGTTCCCCTTTATCAGGCAGCCTCCTCCAAGGAAACCGTTGTGGACATGAGTTCTGACGACATGTTTGATGCAGTCCGAAAACATGCGGAAAGCGGTGTTGATTTTGTAACTATTCATGCAGGAGTGAATCAGAATGCACTCCAAAGGCTGCGAAAGGGAAATCGTATCATGGATGTTGTGAGCCGGGGTGGCTCCTTTACTATTGCGTGGATGCTCCACAACAATGAAGAAAACCCATTTTATGCAGAATTTGATTATCTTATTGAAATTGCAAAAGAGTATGATCTGACGCTCAGTCTGGGTGATGGAATGCGCCCGGGATGTGTACATGACGCGTCTGACAATGCGAAATTCATGGAATTCATCACATTGGGAGAATTAGTCAAACAGGCTCGTGAAGCAGGCGTCCAGACATTTGTTGAGGGGCCCGGTCACGTGACTGCCGATGAAGTCCAGCTCAGCGTAACAAGTATGAAGCAACTTTGCCACGGAGCACCTCTTTACCTGCTCGGCCCTCTTGTGACCGATATCGCTCCGGGATACGATCACATTACCGGTGCAATTGGAGGTACTATTGCAGGAATGTGCGGGGCTGATTTCCTTTGCATGACAACGCCTGCCGAACACCTTGCACTTCCAACCTGCGAAGATATCAAGGAGGGAGCTATTGTCACAAAGATAGCTGCTCATGCCGCAGACCTGACACGTGAAGGGCAGCGCGAACGTGCAAGGGCCACAGATATGGAAATGGCAATGGCACGGAAATCTCTTGACTGGGAAAAGCAGTTTGACATTGCCATCGATAAAGAGAAACCACGCAAAACACGTGAAAGCAGGAAAACAGGCAGTGACGCATGTTCAATGTGCGGAGAACTCTGTGCATTAAAAATAGTCCAGAAAGCACTGGAAGAAGATAAGCAATTGTGA
- a CDS encoding sensor domain-containing protein produces MNIEEKAWSQIFGVPFRRQTYLNMLYILFTFPLGTAYFIFLISGLLIGLSFSIILLGIPVLLLVFIAWWELVAFERELAIHLLGVQIQPLSEKESADGGFWKEIKNKILNPVAWKGLAFLFIKFPLGIFSLIVSITLGGISVIFFLTPLFYQSFTMGIMDLTVSSLPEATFFSIVGVLLFVLTLHVINTMATISGYLARVMLGGHKKGISYQTVPDYHKIQE; encoded by the coding sequence ATGAATATCGAAGAAAAAGCGTGGTCACAGATTTTTGGTGTTCCGTTCAGGCGCCAGACATACCTGAACATGCTTTACATTCTTTTCACTTTTCCATTGGGAACGGCATATTTTATATTCCTGATCTCCGGCCTCCTGATTGGCCTTAGCTTTTCGATAATACTACTTGGAATTCCGGTTTTGCTTCTTGTTTTCATCGCATGGTGGGAATTAGTTGCCTTTGAAAGGGAACTTGCAATACATCTTCTTGGAGTACAAATTCAACCACTTTCAGAAAAGGAAAGTGCAGATGGAGGATTCTGGAAAGAAATCAAAAACAAAATACTAAACCCGGTTGCATGGAAAGGACTGGCATTTCTTTTCATAAAGTTTCCGTTAGGAATCTTTTCACTTATCGTTTCCATAACATTAGGAGGAATTTCAGTTATCTTTTTCCTGACGCCTTTGTTTTACCAGTCATTTACTATGGGAATTATGGATCTTACAGTTTCAAGTTTGCCTGAAGCAACCTTTTTTTCCATTGTCGGAGTATTGCTCTTTGTTCTAACGTTGCACGTAATCAATACTATGGCGACAATATCAGGATATCTTGCAAGAGTGATGCTTGGAGGACATAAGAAGGGAATTAGCTATCAAACTGTGCCAGATTATCATAAAATTCAAGAATAA
- a CDS encoding MarR family transcriptional regulator: MDADTLERIFGKTAQMTVLKNLIKHRDESTYLSGIAEETGLSHSSVARVIAPLVEVGVVIEKPLGKQIRTFQLDTKNELTGLILEFYDNLAQFDS; the protein is encoded by the coding sequence ATGGATGCGGATACACTTGAAAGGATTTTTGGGAAAACTGCCCAGATGACCGTGCTCAAGAATCTTATTAAACATCGGGATGAATCAACCTACCTTTCAGGAATCGCAGAAGAAACAGGTCTTTCTCATTCAAGTGTTGCACGGGTTATTGCCCCTCTTGTTGAAGTTGGCGTGGTAATAGAAAAACCCCTTGGAAAGCAAATTAGAACTTTCCAACTTGATACTAAAAATGAATTGACAGGTCTTATTCTTGAATTTTATGATAATCTGGCACAGTTTGATAGCTAA